A single genomic interval of Drosophila virilis strain 15010-1051.87 chromosome 2, Dvir_AGI_RSII-ME, whole genome shotgun sequence harbors:
- the LOC6632571 gene encoding zinc finger protein 271, with the protein MKLPVMCRTCDARDTDKLYKLATSTKRFPDKQLSDILAELTHINLDETLAQQLPQCLCGACARKLIGAYYYVKQALAANELLMNHVDRLGSDITAVNDCLQEAPMELCAEQHVEIKMETEEEEAENDITCTELPEFTTVQNAHDVEVDADDELHNKKSDDPLTMLEPVKQEDEPSAAGATNVQKREYKADIEDEESLDDLPLQQRVRKWKQMDKMRTVKRSTFKCTDCPKSFKRPEYLKQHATRAHKSKTDWFSCSYCIRKFSHREALQSHLKVHRDSKRSANLGESKKAKDIDVNMCKPHGYKLIECMICQSQYEKIADLRRHLEHHPDIVNFGARSNMQPHELAELFYPDAKHISEEQLKVLIHKDLAAGIYQRFYSITNQSGYEMDLDSSETESEAELDGEEQLDGKQLRSIPKAKYSCELCHERFQRKYQIFDHQRLMHAWLDAPHVCGRCDARFVSLQLLRHHNELQCKNAQKRFLCHRCPLRFRWRHNLKAHIREHRITNQTYECNDCKRVFDKKKSLTVHMLSVHAEESKLIPCQWCTRKFYRRDYLVKHLKRHGIREQDIPLAETLIAATSKPNGAKRITCKVCNLQFERICDLRAHIQLELKLALSLHQNYDSPHNYSITNESGYELQLADSETEDEMQTQMQPRASPHTRLVYICELCKVQCKRKYEMIQHQRAMHRFDKMPHECELCIFKCVCKSIMDQHKQSQCQSSDKKLACSRCSYKFMWPENLQQHMQLQHGGAELSSAAASESAAAASADQVPALSADTAAPADDVQLLQCPHCDRTYQMKARLNNHIRDVHINGDRKRKEAIKKFLCSLCGRETQSAATLVTHMRRHTGEKPFKCDLCEMAFPRHSEMMSHRRMHTGEKPFHCTVCGKDFARSDKLKRHMLTHSGLKPHKCTYCDKSYRQAKDLKLHLQQHTGECPFICGTCGERFIQGTALEKHRMMRRHFDEVEERSTNTSIA; encoded by the exons atGAAGCTGCCCGTCATGTGTCGTACTTGCGATGCAAGGGACACAGATAAACTATACAAATTGGCTACATCCACCAAAAGATTTCCGGATAAACAGCTCTCTGACATTTTGGCTGAATTGACACACATCAAT TTGGATGAAACGCTGGCACAACAGCTGCCGCAATGCCTGTGCGGCGCTTGTGCCAGAAAGCTAATTGGCGCCTATTATTATGTGAAACAGGCGTTGGCCGCCAATGAGCTGCTCATGAATCATGTGGACCGCCTGGGGAGCGACATAACTGCGGTCAATGACTGCCTGCAGGAGGCGCCCATGGAGCTGTGCGCCGAGCAGCATGTGGAG ATTAAAATGGAGACagaggaggaggaggctgAAAATGATATAACCTGCACGGAACTGCCGGAGTTTACAACTGTACAAAACGCCCACGATGTGGAAGTGGATGCCGACGACGAGCTGCATAATAAAAAGTCTGACGATCCGCTTACCATGCTCGAGCCAGTGAAACAGGAGGATGAGCCATCTGCTGCCGGAGCAACCAATGTGCAGAAACGGGAATATAAGGCTGATATTGAAGACGAGGA atCACTCGATGATTTGCCTTTGCAACAGCGTGTGCGCAAGTGGAAGCAAATGGACAAGATGCGCACCGTGAAGCGTTCAACTTTCAAATGCACGGATTGCCCAAAAAGCTTCAAGCGGCCCGAGTATCTCAAGCAGCATGCAACACGGGCGCACAAATCAAAAACCGATTGGTTCTCCTGCTCCTATTGCATACGCAAGTTCAGTCACAGAGAAGCTCTGCAATCGCATCTGAAAGTGCATCGCGATTCCAAGCGTTCAGCCAACTTGGGCGAGAGCAAAAAGGCCAAGGATATTGATGTGAACATGTGCAAGCCGCATGGCTATAAGCTAATCGAGTGCATGATCTGTCAGAGTCAATACGAGAAGATAGCGGATTTGCGACGACATCTGGAGCATCATCCGGACATTGTTAATTTTGGCGCACGCTCAAATATGCAGCCACACGAACTGGCCGAGCTGTTCTATCCGGATGCCAAGCATATCAGCGAAGAACAGCTAAAGGTGCTCATACACAAAGATCTGGCTGCGGGCATATACCAACGTTTTTACTCAATAACCAACCAGTCGGGCTATGAAATGGATCTGGACAGCTCGGAGACGGAAAGCGAGGCTGAGCTGGATGGCGAGGAACAGCTGGATGGCAAACAGCTGCGCAGCATACCCAAAGCCAAATATAGCTGTGAACTGTGCCACGAGCGCTTTCAACGCAAATACCAGATCTTTGATCATCAGCGTCTGATGCACGCCTGGCTGGATGCGCCACATGTCTGCGGACGTTGTGATGCGCGCTTTGTTAGCCTCCAGCTGCTGCGACATCACAACGAGCTGCAGTGCAAGAACGCACAAAAACGTTTCCTGTGCCACAGATGTCCGCTACGCTTCCGCTGGCGGCACAATCTAAAGGCGCATATACGCGAACACCGTATTACT AATCAAACGTACGAATGCAACGATTGCAAGCGCGTCTTCGACAAGAAGAAATCCCTGACGGTGCACATGCTCAGCGTGCATGCGGAGGAATCCAAGCTCATACCGTGCCAATGGTGTACACGCAAGTTCTATCGTCGAGACTACCTGGTGAAGCATCTGAAGCGTCATGGCATACGGGAACAGGATATACCGCTGGCCGAGACGCTCATTGCGGCCACCTCAAAGCCCAACGGCGCCAAGCGCATCACCTGCAAGGTTTGTAATCTTCAGTTCGAGCGCATCTGTGATCTGCGTGCGCACATTCAGCTGGAGCTAAAACTGGCCCTATCACTGCACCAAAACTACGACTCGCCGCACAACTACTCGATCACAAACGAATCTGGCTACGAGCTACAGCTGGCCGACTCCGAAACGGAGGATGAAATGCAAACGCAAATGCAGCCGCGTGCCTCGCCCCACACGCGACTTGTCTACATCTGCGAGCTGTGCAAAGTGCAATGCAAGCGCAAGTACGAGATGATCCAGCATCAGCGGGCCATGCATCGCTTTGACAAGATGCCGCACGAGTGCGAGCTATGCATATTCAAATGCGTATGCAAG AGCATCATGGACCAGCACAAGCAATCGCAGTGCCAGAGCAGCGATAAGAAACTGGCGTGCAGCAGATGCAGCTATAAATTCATGTGGCCAGAGAATCTGCAGCAGCACATGCAACTGCAGCATGGTGGCGCGGAGTTGAGCTCTGCAGCCGCTAGtgaatcagcagcagcagccagcgcgGATCAGGTGCCAGCTTTGTCAGCTGATACCGCAGCGCCGGCAGATgatgtgcagctgctgcagtgtCCACACTGTGATCGCACCTATCAGATGAAGGCGCGCCTGAACAATCATATACGGGATGTGCACATCAATGGGGATCGCAAGCGCAAGGAGGCCATCAAGAAGTTTCTGTGCTCACTGTGCGGCCGGGAGACCCAGTCGGCGGCCACATTGGTCACCCATATGCGGCGTCATACGGGCGAGAAGCCCTTCAAATGCGATCTATGTGAAATGGCATTTCCGCGCCATTCGGAGATGATGTCGCACCGCCGTATGCATACGGGCGAGAAGCCATTCCATTGCACTGTGTGTGGTAAGGATTTTGCGCGATCCGACAAACTGAAGCGGCACATGCTGACGCACAGTGGCCTGAAGCCGCACAAGTGCACCTACTGCGACAAGAGCTATCGCCAGGCGAAGGATCTGAAGCTCCATCTGCAGCAGCACACGGGCGAGTGCCCCTTTATATGCGGCACCTGTGGCGAACGTTTCATACAGGGCACCGCCCTGGAGAAGCATCGCATGATGCGCCGCCACTTTGACGAGGTGGAGGAGCGCAGCACTAACACATCAATTGcttaa
- the Taf12 gene encoding transcription initiation factor TFIID subunit 12 isoform X2: MASPSQHSPMTNNSNSSSTQNGGTTASQAVASGAGAGAGGVGGGGGGGSGTGASGKSTSHSAATGAENTPMLTKPRLTELVREVDTTTQLDEDVEELLLQIIDDFVEDTVKSTSAFAKHRKSNKIEVRDVQLHFERKYNMWIPGFGTDELRPYKRAAVTEAHKQRLALIRKTIKKY, translated from the exons ATGGCATCGCCCTCACAACACAGCCCCATGACAAACAACAGTAACTCATCCTCCACACAAAACGGTGGCACAACAGCGTCTCAAGCGGTCGCTAgcggtgctggtgctggtgctggtggtgttggtggcggtggtggtggtgggaGCGGTACAGGGGCTAGTGGTAAGAGCACAAGCCACAGCGCTGCAACGGGCGCGGAGAATACACCT ATGTTAACGAAGCCGCGTCTCACAGAGCTGGTGCGCGAGGTGGACACCACCACGCAACTGGATGAGGATGTGGaagagctgttgctgcaaatCATAGACGACTTTGTCGAGGACACCGTCAAATCGACGAGCGCCTTTGCCAAGCACcgcaaatcaaacaaaatcGAGGTGCGCGACGTGCAGCTGCATTTTGAGCGAAAATATAATATGTGGATACCCGGCTTTGGCACAGATGAATTGCGTCCGTATAAGCGTGCTGCGGTGACCGAGGCGCACAAGCAGCGTCTAGCATTGATAAggaaaactataaaaaagtACTAG
- the Taf12 gene encoding transcription initiation factor TFIID subunit 12 isoform X1, with product MSDLFTTFDSNSGQHDTPMASPSQHSPMTNNSNSSSTQNGGTTASQAVASGAGAGAGGVGGGGGGGSGTGASGKSTSHSAATGAENTPMLTKPRLTELVREVDTTTQLDEDVEELLLQIIDDFVEDTVKSTSAFAKHRKSNKIEVRDVQLHFERKYNMWIPGFGTDELRPYKRAAVTEAHKQRLALIRKTIKKY from the exons ATGTCGGATCTTTTTACCACTTTTGATAGCAACAGCGGGCAACACGACACACCAATGGCATCGCCCTCACAACACAGCCCCATGACAAACAACAGTAACTCATCCTCCACACAAAACGGTGGCACAACAGCGTCTCAAGCGGTCGCTAgcggtgctggtgctggtgctggtggtgttggtggcggtggtggtggtgggaGCGGTACAGGGGCTAGTGGTAAGAGCACAAGCCACAGCGCTGCAACGGGCGCGGAGAATACACCT ATGTTAACGAAGCCGCGTCTCACAGAGCTGGTGCGCGAGGTGGACACCACCACGCAACTGGATGAGGATGTGGaagagctgttgctgcaaatCATAGACGACTTTGTCGAGGACACCGTCAAATCGACGAGCGCCTTTGCCAAGCACcgcaaatcaaacaaaatcGAGGTGCGCGACGTGCAGCTGCATTTTGAGCGAAAATATAATATGTGGATACCCGGCTTTGGCACAGATGAATTGCGTCCGTATAAGCGTGCTGCGGTGACCGAGGCGCACAAGCAGCGTCTAGCATTGATAAggaaaactataaaaaagtACTAG
- the Taf12 gene encoding transcription initiation factor TFIID subunit 12 isoform X3, protein MLTKPRLTELVREVDTTTQLDEDVEELLLQIIDDFVEDTVKSTSAFAKHRKSNKIEVRDVQLHFERKYNMWIPGFGTDELRPYKRAAVTEAHKQRLALIRKTIKKY, encoded by the coding sequence ATGTTAACGAAGCCGCGTCTCACAGAGCTGGTGCGCGAGGTGGACACCACCACGCAACTGGATGAGGATGTGGaagagctgttgctgcaaatCATAGACGACTTTGTCGAGGACACCGTCAAATCGACGAGCGCCTTTGCCAAGCACcgcaaatcaaacaaaatcGAGGTGCGCGACGTGCAGCTGCATTTTGAGCGAAAATATAATATGTGGATACCCGGCTTTGGCACAGATGAATTGCGTCCGTATAAGCGTGCTGCGGTGACCGAGGCGCACAAGCAGCGTCTAGCATTGATAAggaaaactataaaaaagtACTAG
- the Ho gene encoding heme oxygenase 2: MSTAEATPILEVKETPESNESAESKDEDYVDMTFTKEVRQATKDVHKLTDVLVNAKFAIALTDDEVWYDGLLVFYELYKFFEANLPERLLPKELHRAAAFERDFAYFYGADWDKTYEPRPAVKVYLAHLEQVKAKSEVLLFAFAFQMYMALMSGGQLLQKKRMIARKLWIFPKDSAEQQQKQAEADAAEATARAAATAQDDGITDNDLRARPMPEQVTIAQVGCEATYFPIRIPTLKVKLRRIFNEVYGQLDEKTRAEYIEESRNVFRMNIELLRTVKGVNRANLKKLAIAVVFVTSIYVAFKLAIK, from the exons atgtcAACGGCCGAGGCAACACCCATTCTGGAAGTCAAAGAGACTCCCGAAAGCAATGAAAGCGCTGAGAGCAAAGATGAGGATTATGTGGACATGACATTCACAAAAGAAGTGCGCCAGGCCACAAAAGATGTGCATAAGCTTACGGATGTCCTGGTCAATGCTAAATTCGCCATTG CGCTTACGGATGATGAAGTTTGGTACGATGGACTTTTGGTATTTTAcgaattatataaattttttgagGCCAACTTGCCAGAGCGGCTGCTGCCCAAAGAACTGCATCGCGCGGCTGCATTTGAACGTGACTTTGCCTATTTCTATGGTGCCGACTGGGACAAAACATATGAGCCGCGTCCAGCTGTCAAAGTCTACTTGGCACACTTGGAGCAAGTGAAGGCCAAAAGCGAGGTGCTACTCTTCGCGTTTGCCTTCCAAATGTACATGGCCCTAATGTCGGGCGGCCAGCTGTTGCAAAAGAAACGCATGATTGCACGCAAACTATGGATTTTTCCCAAAGACAGtgccgagcagcagcaaaagcaagcCGAAGCGGATGCTGCGGAGGCAACAGCCAGGGCAGCTGCCACAGCCCAGGATGATGGCATCACAGACAATGACTTGCGTGCTCGACCCATGCCGGAACAGGTGACAATTGCACAAGTGGGCTGTGAGGCAACATACTTTCCCATACGCATACCCACTCTGAAAGTCAAGCTCCGTCGCATTTTCAATGAGGTTTATGGTCAACTGGATGAAAAAACGCGTGCCGAGTATATCGAAGAGAGTCGCAATGTATTTCGCATGAATATTGAACTGCTGCGCACTGTCAAGGGCGTGAATCGTGCCAATCTCAAAAAACTCGCTATTGCTGTTGTCTTTGTAACCAGTATTTATGTTGCTTTCAAGTTGGCTATCAAGTGA
- the LOC6632772 gene encoding uncharacterized protein gives MGHNNSKSKHSYNVEPATQKPQAQPQSQPQPSTEPVDDAKSKIKLSPAPAAATPPVVINSTPAPEWINEAQFVEILKQTVPQFSKIQSFSVKPAMGAGENYATLMLRVSIEAELTDKTVKPISYMMKVPHDSSQMQEMLQMANFFDIENECYIDLIPKFEQLYKSKGLDITFGPRAYRFEESQKTEPKLKSTVLMYDLGQDGYRNVNRLECLDFEQAKVVLCKLAQYHAASAAYKSLHGPYSDTIMYGMFGSNPEKAMAVMDAMMIPTQKMFVENLKNYDNCEQYRDKLEKYFSKMHDMFIALGQANPNEFNVINHGDCWVNNFLFKFDPSGQLLDMLFVDFQNPRYGHPSADVLYFIMTSVHIDYKLKDFDYFIKYYHDQLIKHLQLLEYKERLPKLVELQMEMYKYGSWALMASYLVLPVVLLDPTETATFENFLGTGESAADFKKQMYTNKRFKHYIEQMLPWLDNRGLLEVYEPPQAVQAPAVPLTIATPAKAELDSNVPAWVNSDQFKQLLKRNHSDFKEILDFRVKKATEAGDNYSSIMLSVDIEYQAVNGQSSSASFMLKVPPASSASAVMLDFMLTFKKEMTMYNDVIPQLEQLYQQAGQPVVFAPKSYKLQNAPESDHILLQNLRPAGFKNADRLQGLNIKETEKVLAKLALLHAASAQLYVTKGPYADCLDKSLYNESTRPFFENPQSKSFVAFNTEAVRSFKGSELFGDKVTKILENMFHWEAKAGIYDDTQFNCLNHGDCWTNNVMFKYDAQGEIVDTLFVDFQRSTFNSPALDLYYFLLSSPSFDIKLEKFDYFVRYYHTELQRNLELLKYPRHIPSLKELHTILLKNPLWAPITVATVMSAVLLDPTANASIDTMLANDEEGKQFKKKLFQNDRYRQHAEALYPWLNHRGLLDLDDGDTKSKDDLDLDWLNFQHFAKLIGEEEPLFEKILESASIPATKPGDNYGAKLLKVDIKVQLKDNTTKNYAYMLKIEPDIKMDENSAFNMVPKEHEVYEKYVPAFEQLYQEAGLSISFSPRTYRFNQSIDKNYLLMENLQASGFTMADRMQGLDLEHTKCALKKLAQWHAASLRYKELNGPYPARYDDGMICEKSRELFKTITKCCEKAFLKTVRDFKGVEEYEHKLEPLLKAYLDTTIKDAQIDEQEFNVLNHADIWTNNIMFKHDQNGQVQETYLLDHQNTKYGNVAQDLYFFLMSSPQLELKIEQFDYLIRWYHENLIENAQLLKYTGFVPDLKQLHSILLKHPIYAAGTVITTLTICLAKRNENLASDLFLEESPASDALYNQLYSNELYKTQAERILPWLNRRGLLDLV, from the exons ATGGGTCATAATAACAGCAAGTCAAAGCATAGCTATAATGTGGAACCTGCCACGCAGAAGCCACAGGCACAGCCCCAGTCCCAGCCGCAGCCCAGCACCGAGCCAGTGGACGACGCCAAATCAAAGATCAAGTTATCCCCCGCACCGGCCGCGGCCACCCCACCAGTCGTTATCAATTCCACGCCAGCGCCCGAATGGATTAATGAAGCGCAATTTGTGGAAATACTCAAACAAACTGTGCCGCAGTTCTCAAAAATTCAAAGCTTCAGCGTAAAGCCCGCCATGGGCGCTGGCGAGAACTATGCGACGCTCATGCTGAGAGTGAGCATTGAGGCAGAGCTGACAG ACAAAACCGTCAAGCCCATTTCTTATATGATGAAAGTGCCCCACGACTCGTCTCAAATGCAAGAAATGTTGCAAATGGCAAACTTCTTCGATATTGAAAACGAGTGTTACATTGATCTGATACCCAAATTTGAGCAGTTGTACAAGTCCAAAGGCTTGGACATAACCTTTGGGCCGCGCGCCTATAGATTCGAAGAGAGCCAGAAAACGGAGCCCAAACTGAAGAGTACGGTGCTTATGTACGATTTGGGTCAGGATGGTTATAGAAATGTGAATCGCCTGGAATGCCTCGATTTTGAACAGGCCAAGGTGGTGCTCTGCAAGCTGGCGCAATATCATGCCGCAAGTGCCGCTTACAAGAGCTTGCATGGACCCTACTCAGATACCATAATGTATGGCATGTTTGGCTCGAATCCAGAAAAGGCTATGGCTGTGATGGACGCTATGATGATACCCACACAGAAAATGTTCGTGGAGAATCTAAAGAACTATGACAACTGCGAGCAATATCGCGACAAGCTG GAAAAATATTTCTCTAAAATGCACGACATGTTCATAGCTCTGGGCCAGGCCAATCCTAACGAATTCAATGTCATCAATCATGGTGATTGTTGGGTCAACAATTTCCTCTTTAAATTCGATCCAAGTGGGCAGCTGCTCGATATGCTTTTTGTGGATTTCCAGAATCCCAGATACGGTCATCCTTCCGCAGATGTGCTCTACTTTATTATGACATCTGTGCACATAGATTACAAACTGAAGGATTTCGACTATTTTATCAAATACTATCACGATCAGTTGATCAAACACCTTCAGCTGCTGGAGTACAAGGAACGTTTGCCCAAATTGGTGGAGCTGCAAATGGAGATGTACAAATACGGCAGCTGGGCACTAATGGCCAGCTATCTGGTGCTGCCCGTGGTGCTGCTGGATCCCACGGAAACGGCCACGTTTGAGAACTTCTTGGGCACCGGCGAATCGGCGGCCGACTTCAAGAAGCAAATGTACACGAATAAACGCTTCAAGCACTACATCGAACAGATGCTGCCCTGGCTGGATAACCGTGGCCTATTGGAGGTTTA TGAACCACCGCAAGCTGTGCAGGCCCCAGCTGTGCCCTTAACAATTGCAACGCCTGCGAAAGCCGAGCTCGACTCTAATGTGCCCGCCTGGGTAAACAGCGACCAATTCAAGCAACTGCTCAAGCGCAATCATTCCGATTTCAAGGAAATTCTTGATTTTCGTGTCAAAAAGGCCACCGAAGCCGGTGACAATTATTCCTCAATTATGCTCTCCGTGGATATTGAATACCAAGCCGTAAATGGTCAAAGTTCTAGTGCGTCCTTTATGCTTAAAGTGCCGCCAGCCAGTAGTGCATCAGCCGTAATGCTTGATTTTATGCTCACCTTCAAGAAGGAGATGACCATGTATAATGATGTCATACCACAGCTGGAGCAGCTTTACCAGCAGGCTGGTCAGCCCGTTGTCTTTGCCCCCAAGagctacaaactacaaaatgcACCCGAGTCTGATCACATTCTGTTGCAGAATCTGCGTCCAGCAGGCTTCAAGAATGCGGATCGCCTACAGGGACTGAACATAAAAGAAACGGAGAAGGTCCTGGCCAAATTGGCGCTGTTGCATGCCGCATCCGCACAGCTCTATGTGACCAAGGGCCCCTATGCGGATTGCCTGGACAAGTCGCTGTATAATGAGTCGACACGCCCATTCTTTGAGAACCCGCAAAGTAAAAGCTTTGTGGCTTTTAATACAGAGGCAGTGAGAAGCTTTAAGGGCAGCGAGCTCTTTGGCGATAAAGTG ACCAAGATCCTGGAGAACATGTTCCATTGGGAAGCCAAGGCAGGCATCTACGATGATACCCAATTTAATTGCCTCAATCATGGCGATTGCTGGACAAATAATGTGATGTTTAAGTATGATGCACAGGGCGAAATTGTGGACACGCTCTTTGTGGACTTTCAGCGGTCGACCTTTAATTCGCCCGCCCTGGATTTGTATTACTTTCTATTGTCGTCGCCCAGTTTTGATATAAAACTCGAGAAATTCGACTACTTTGTGCGCTACTATCATACGGAATTGCAGCGCAATTTGGAACTCTTAAAGTATCCCCGACACATACCCAGCCTCAAGGAGCTGCACACCATTCTGCTAAAGAATCCCCTGTGGGCCCCGATTACGGTTGCGACTGTCATGTCGGCTGTGCTGCTCGATCCCACCGCCAATGCGAGCATTGACACCATGTTGGCCAACGATGAGGAGGGAAAACAGTTTAAGAAGAAGctcttccaaaacgacaggtATCGCCAACATGCTGAGGCCCTATATCCCTGGCTAAATCACAGAGGACTCCTGGATTTAGA cgATGGCGATACAAAATCCAAAGATGACTTGGATTTAGATTGGTTgaattttcaacattttgccAAGCTTATTGGCGAGGAAGAGCCTCTGTTTGAGAAGATTTTGGAAAGTGCTTCGATTCCAGCAACCAAGCCTGGTGATAATTATGGTGCCAAGCTGCTCAAAGTGGACATTAAAGTGCAGCTTAAAG ATAACACCACAAAGAACTACGCCTATATGCTGAAAATAGAGCCTGACATTAAGATGGATGAGAACTCAGCATTTAACATGGTTCCCAAGGAGCATGAAGTATATGAAAAGTACGTGCCTGCCTTTGAGCAGCTATACCAGGAGGCGGGTCTATCGATCAGCTTCAGTCCCAGGACCTACAGATTTAATCAGTCAATTgacaaaaactatttgcttATGGAGAATCTGCAGGCGTCCGGCTTTACAATGGCGGATCGCATGCAGGGTCTGGACTTGGAGCACACCAAGTGTGCGCTGAAAAAGCTGGCCCAGTGGCATGCCGCCTCGCTGCGGTATAAGGAACTAAATGGACCATATCCAGCTAGATATGATGATGGCATGATCTGCGAAAAGTCACGCGAGCTATTTAAAACCATAACAAAGTGCTGTGAAAAAGCTTTTCTAAAAACCGTGCGTGATTTCAAGGGTGTCGAGGAATATGAGCACAAATTG GAACCCCTGTTAAAGGCCTATCTGGATACCACCATAAAAGATGCCCAAATTGATGAGCAGGAATTCAATGTGCTAAACCATGCTGATATATGGACGAACAATATTATGTTCAAGCATGACCAGAACGGACAAGTGCAAGAGACCTATCTGCTAGATCATCAGAACACCAAATATGGCAATGTAGCACAGGATCTATACTTTTTCCTAATGAGCTCACCACAGCTGGAGCTTAAGATCGAGCAATTCGACTATCTAATTCGTTGGTATCATGAGAATTTAATAGAAAATGCCCAACTATTAAAATACACGGGCTTTGTGCCCGATCTGAAGCAGCTGCACAGCATATTGCTCAAGCATCCCATATATG CTGCTGGCACTGTGATCACAACTTTAACCATTTGTCTGGCGAAACGTAATGAGAATTTAGCTTCCGACTTATTTTTGGAAGAAAGTCCAGCTAGCGATGCCTTATACAATCAACTATATAGCAATGAGCTCTACAAGACCCAAGCTGAGCGTATTTTGCCCTGGTTAAATAGGCGAGGTCTATTGGATTTAGTTTAG